In a single window of the Leptospira sanjuanensis genome:
- the pyrE gene encoding orotate phosphoribosyltransferase, with protein MKQELLELIRLHAYRYSEEPFTLASGKQSRHYFNCKEITLVPDRLELLCKFIVEQHLKDSGILKPEAFGGLTMGADPICYGISLEFRKQKLNVYPLIVRKLSKDHGTKKLVEGAVHAVKTCVIVDDVITTGGSTIQAIRSMRDSGIEVTQGICILDRQEGGMEAILAEGVQMFPIFKKSDFGNLQHD; from the coding sequence ATGAAACAAGAACTTTTAGAACTCATTCGTTTGCACGCTTATCGTTATTCGGAAGAGCCCTTTACGCTCGCATCCGGAAAACAATCCAGGCATTATTTCAATTGCAAAGAGATCACTCTCGTTCCGGATCGATTGGAACTCCTCTGCAAGTTCATCGTAGAACAGCACTTAAAGGATTCCGGAATTTTAAAACCGGAAGCCTTCGGCGGTTTGACGATGGGCGCCGATCCGATCTGCTACGGAATCAGTTTAGAATTCAGAAAACAAAAGTTGAACGTTTATCCTTTGATCGTGCGTAAACTTTCCAAGGATCACGGAACGAAAAAACTCGTGGAAGGAGCGGTTCACGCCGTCAAAACCTGCGTCATCGTGGACGATGTGATCACCACCGGCGGCTCCACGATCCAAGCGATCCGTTCCATGCGCGACTCGGGAATCGAAGTGACGCAGGGCATCTGCATCCTCGATCGTCAAGAAGGCGGAATGGAAGCGATTCTCGCGGAAGGAGTTCAGATGTTTCCTATATTCAAAAAAAGTGATTTTGGAAACCTCCAGCATGACTGA